In the genome of Sphingomonas sp. BT-65, one region contains:
- the phoA gene encoding alkaline phosphatase: MISRIALTALLALTSQSAFAQEAGPDLARGARGDVREPGGARRLAGDMRETYRKLSAEAEVRNVILLIGDGMGDSEITVARNYAEGAGGYFKGIDALPFTGQYTHYSLDRETGKPDYVTDSAASATAWASGVKSYNGAIGVDIRGKPHATLLERARAAGLATGNVSTAEIQDATPAALIAHVAFRSCYAPAATSKTCPQNALENGGAGSITEQLLDTRADLVLGGGAASFAETAKAGKWKGKTLFQQAQARGYRVVRNAAELEAVSRADDKQPLIGLFAEGNMPVRWTGPRASHHGNIDQPAITCQPNADRTAATPTLAAMTRKAIALLKDKPRGFFLQVEGASIDKQDHAANPCGQIGETVDLDEAVQVALEFAEADGHTLVIVTADHAHTSQIVGNGTRAPGLSAALNTREGDVMTVTYGTAEEGSQAHTGTQLRIAAYGPHAVNVSGLLDQTDLHYIIRGALKLD, translated from the coding sequence ATGATCTCGCGCATCGCCCTGACCGCCCTGCTTGCCCTCACCAGCCAGTCCGCGTTCGCGCAGGAAGCCGGGCCCGATCTGGCGCGTGGCGCGCGCGGCGATGTGCGTGAGCCCGGTGGTGCGCGGCGGCTCGCCGGGGACATGCGCGAGACCTATCGCAAGCTGAGCGCCGAGGCGGAGGTGCGCAACGTCATCCTGCTGATCGGCGACGGTATGGGCGATTCGGAAATCACCGTCGCGCGCAATTATGCGGAAGGGGCTGGCGGCTATTTCAAGGGCATCGACGCGCTGCCCTTCACGGGCCAGTATACCCATTATTCGCTCGACCGGGAGACCGGCAAACCCGATTACGTGACGGACAGCGCCGCGTCGGCGACCGCATGGGCGTCAGGCGTCAAAAGCTATAACGGCGCGATCGGCGTCGACATCCGAGGCAAGCCGCACGCTACGCTGCTCGAGCGCGCCCGGGCGGCGGGGCTTGCCACCGGCAATGTCTCGACCGCCGAGATCCAGGACGCGACTCCCGCCGCGCTGATCGCCCATGTCGCCTTTCGCAGCTGCTATGCCCCTGCAGCGACCAGCAAGACCTGCCCGCAGAACGCGCTGGAGAATGGCGGCGCCGGATCGATCACCGAGCAGTTGCTCGACACGCGCGCCGACCTGGTGCTCGGCGGGGGCGCGGCAAGCTTCGCCGAGACCGCAAAGGCAGGCAAGTGGAAGGGCAAGACGCTGTTCCAGCAAGCGCAGGCGCGCGGGTATCGCGTCGTACGCAACGCTGCGGAGCTTGAGGCGGTGAGCCGCGCCGACGACAAGCAGCCGCTGATCGGCCTGTTCGCCGAAGGCAATATGCCGGTGCGCTGGACCGGACCCCGCGCCAGCCATCACGGCAATATCGACCAGCCCGCGATCACCTGCCAGCCCAATGCCGACCGCACCGCGGCCACGCCGACGCTGGCAGCGATGACCCGCAAGGCGATCGCGTTGCTGAAGGACAAGCCCAGGGGCTTCTTCCTCCAGGTCGAAGGCGCTTCGATCGACAAGCAGGACCATGCCGCCAATCCCTGCGGCCAGATCGGCGAGACGGTGGACCTCGACGAAGCGGTCCAGGTCGCGCTGGAGTTCGCCGAGGCCGACGGGCACACGCTGGTCATCGTCACCGCCGATCACGCACATACCAGCCAGATCGTCGGCAACGGCACCCGCGCACCCGGCCTGAGTGCCGCGCTGAACACGCGCGAAGGCGACGTGATGACGGTGACGTACGGCACGGCGGAAGAAGGATCGCAGGCCCATACGGGCACGCAATTGCGCATCGCCGCCTATGGTCCGCACGCTGTCAATGTCAGCGGCCTGCTCGATCAGACCGACCTGCACTACATCATCCGGGGCGCGCTCAAACTCGATTGA
- a CDS encoding phosphatidylinositol-specific phospholipase C1-like protein: protein MFWLLAPLAVATADAPIRINDLVMIGTHNSYKLAMPAERMEMLRKASADSANALDYTHRPIVEQLDAGARQLELDIWYDPKGGLYADGSTDPAMQRPGFKVQHMAGFDNRSNCVTLVQCLTIIRAWSDAHPGHVPILLMFNTNDNGRFIKGEPYSEAAYDALDAEVRSVLAPSKLIVPDDVQGNYPTLREAVLANNWPTLEGSRGKFLFALDETPAKVALYRGARKSLEGRVFFVNTDEQSPAAAYLTLNEPVRDADRIARAVKANFLVRTRADANTREARTNDTGPRDAAFKSGAQYISTDYLWPDPRFAGGYRVTMPGGAVALCNPVRRPQGCGGAITEPTN from the coding sequence CCTGGTGATGATCGGCACGCACAATAGCTATAAACTGGCGATGCCGGCCGAGCGCATGGAGATGCTGCGCAAGGCGTCAGCGGACAGCGCCAACGCGCTCGATTACACACACCGCCCGATCGTCGAGCAGCTCGACGCAGGCGCGCGGCAGCTCGAACTCGACATCTGGTACGATCCCAAGGGCGGGCTCTATGCCGACGGATCGACCGATCCCGCGATGCAGCGGCCGGGCTTCAAGGTCCAGCACATGGCCGGGTTCGACAACCGCTCGAACTGCGTCACGCTGGTCCAGTGCCTGACGATCATCCGCGCCTGGTCCGACGCGCATCCAGGGCACGTCCCGATCCTGCTGATGTTCAACACCAACGACAATGGCCGCTTCATCAAGGGCGAACCCTATAGCGAGGCCGCCTATGACGCGCTCGATGCCGAGGTCCGCTCGGTGCTTGCGCCGTCGAAACTGATCGTGCCCGACGATGTCCAGGGGAACTATCCGACGCTCCGCGAGGCGGTGCTCGCCAACAACTGGCCGACACTCGAAGGTTCGCGCGGCAAGTTCCTCTTCGCGCTGGATGAAACGCCAGCCAAGGTCGCACTCTATCGCGGCGCGCGCAAATCGCTCGAAGGGCGCGTGTTCTTCGTCAACACCGACGAGCAATCGCCGGCCGCTGCCTATCTGACGCTCAACGAGCCGGTGCGCGATGCCGATCGCATCGCCCGAGCGGTCAAGGCCAACTTCCTCGTCCGCACCCGCGCCGACGCCAATACCCGCGAAGCCCGGACCAACGACACCGGTCCGCGCGACGCGGCGTTCAAGAGCGGCGCGCAGTATATCTCGACCGACTATCTCTGGCCCGATCCGCGTTTCGCCGGTGGCTATCGCGTGACGATGCCTGGCGGCGCCGTGGCGCTGTGCAACCCGGTTCGCCGGCCGCAAGGATGCGGCGGCGCCATCACCGAACCGACCAACTGA